The DNA window CGTCAAGTTGTTTAACGTAACGTTCAACGTCATAACTAAACGCCATTTAGCTTAGTCGTTGAATGGGATGTAGCTGACTTTGTAATGTTTGGTTAGGTACGTTAGGTTGGGGTATATGTCAGTCACCTCATCGTGGGTAACGGGAGCTTGAGTCGGTCACCGATAAGACTCGGGCGGTGGGATACCGCGAGGGGTACCTAGGGTCTGATCAAAATAATCAAGGTCATAGACAAACATATAATCGTCTATACAATATTACTTTTACTGATTAACAATTTACGAAATTTAGACAATTCTGACGAATTATCCGATGGCGAAAAGGAAAAGaaattacaagaaatattacAGTTGCTGAAGAGGAATTACAATGGCAAGAAGCATTACGACGACTTACTGAAGAATCCGGTACATTCTGGTGccagactttattttataaagaatccAGATGTACTGGACGAATAcagaaattatttgaaaaggAAAAAGATGTGAGTACATTTTGACCAAAAATACTAGAGATGAAACGGTTATCGGTAACTATCCGGTATTCGGCCAGATAGCTACAATTAGGCCGGATATCTATCcggtcaaataaaaaatatttgtaagcaATTATTTGCTTCATTTAGTTAGTCGGAAAGAATTGAAATTTCGGAAATATTGCAATAAGGGGTAATTAtggtaaataaatactaatttctCTGCATTGAGAGGTAGCGAGCGGTTGGGTTTCTCTTCATAAATAAGGCCAGCCTCAGAAAAAAGTCTCGCTTTTTCCAAATAACCGATATCCGGCCACATGGTCGGCCGAATATCCGGTATCCGGTTTCCGACCAAACTGCTAGCCATTTCATCtctaaaaaatacttaatgtaAAACTAATTTGGATCGTTTGTGTAACGGACATTAAATATCGGTGTTGATATCCGATTTCATATGCCCTGTCTTtgtttaacttaatattttacgatatgtgagaaagagatggAACTGATGTGATATCGAAATCGGCTTAACATtcgcttcatctctttctcacagaTGAGTTACTGCAAAGTTAAAGAGAGATAGGGTAAAGTTTCACGAGCTTAATGTTATCGTACTTTGACGTACTAAAATGATATTCATAGTTGTTTAGATGCGGTAATAACGGTTACTCGTAATCATCAAAATCTTATTTTCCGATGAAATCcgattttatataactttagatTTACCGGGCACATGCCTAGTATAAACTACCCACACATCGTATATTCTACCTCTATACAgcaatattcagtattgttttgaTCCGGTATGAAGGCTGACTGATCAgcgcagtggcggatttaccaataggctaagtaggctgtagaccagggcggcagatttagaggggtgGCAAATTttgcccaaatttgttattatcttatagaaattaaaaaaaaacttatacttaTACAACACATTTCggccgtaatccgtatactcgtcactacatagcgggttggaaaaataatctagtaactgacaaaAATATCActtagtttataatcatactaataacgggaaaaaaaccgatgtaatgaggacgatagaacacaaatcataaatgttgcaaaaaaaaagggggcggcaaaaattgaatagccaactagcctactagcggcagatttgtaaatccgccactagATCAGCGCAACTACAGATATATTATACCTGTAGCTGCGTTCgttcatagttcccaaggtttataTTGtcgatgtaagaaatgattaatatacagagcccttgtctatgggtggacTTGattacttaccatcacgtgaccCGTATCCCAATATATGCCTGAAAGTATGTTTTATCTATTcttataaaacaacattaacAAAATTTCGCGAGTAAGGTCGTTTTATTGAGCAGACACTCGCTaaggaaggaattttggaaTTTCTGCCCTAAGGCTTGGAATAAGGGTTGAAATTTGAATGGAAGTCCCTCATAATTTCTTCTTCTATAATATCATTGACAGGcagcgaccacttaccatcaaatctAAAGTtgttaatatcatataaaaacatgtacatataaatatacatcttCTTTGTGTCCACAGTCTTCCTTTAAACTCTGAAGAAGTTGATTTTAATGGAGATGATCGTGAAGAGTCGAAGGAATCAAAAAGGCGTTCACAATTTAGAACAGGTATAAGTATAGTTTACCCAAAAGTTTCCATTTGCCGTATTAGATACCTAACACGTCACAATGTGTGACGTAACACGAAGAACTACGAAATCTTAAATAACTAgatatgtgtttttaaatatatttaataaattaaattaagataaagatacttggtggtagggctttgtgcaagcccgtctgggtaggtaccaaccactcatcagttattctaccgccaaataacagtagtcagtattgctgtgttccggtttgaagggtgagtgagccagtgtaactacaggcacaagggacataacatcttagttcccaaggttggtggcacattgacgatgtaaggaatagttaatatttcttacagcgtcattgtctatgggtgatggtgaccacttaccatcagcgggcccatatgctcgtccgccaacctacaccataaaaaaataatagatgttAACATGTTAATAACAGATTTTATTAAAGCATCAACTGAGCTATCAGAAGCAAATGATTTTGACAGAGCTGAGTCACTAGAATACAAAGAACCAATAAATGAAACACCACTTGAAACCACTCAAACGCTCCTATCTGATTATGCTCAAGAAAAACAACCTCTAATCGATGATGATACAGTGCAAATACAACCAGAGAAAATCGATTTAAAAGACGTTGTCAAAGAAATACTATCCAAAACAAATGacgaaacaaatatatttcccGAAGAGCACAACAGTAGAGCGAAAAATGACAATAGTTTCGTCAGAAGAGAGAAGATCGATTGGGTCGATTCGAATGAGAAAATCGATAAAGATATATCGATAAAACAAGTTCAAATCGAGAAACCGTATAAAGCTCCGAAAAAGAAAGAGAAGAAACACAAAAAGTCAGACGATAGGAGAGAGAAGAGAATATACGATGAACCTGTAATAGAAAGGGACGATAGGAGAGAGAAAAGAATATACGATAAGCCTGTAATAGAAAGAGATGACAATTACAAGCGTCAgcctaaatttaattatagaaaaccTAAAATCGATAGCAAGAGAGACTATTTCAGCTACGGCAGAACTTCCATACCGTTTATCGGTAAGAAGGGTATTTATGACGATAAATAATTCAACTAAAtcttgtttcattttatattctaacTAGTAACCAACCCCTGTTTcacacggatgcaatgctgatactaaatatactacagaatttgtttatttatgacatcacattacaaacttctaaaattatcaatgtttctttactatattgtccatgttttatatacaaaaaccttcctctcgaatcactccatctattaaaaaaaactgcaccAAAATCCGAtgcgtaattttgaagatctaagcatacatacttggtggtagggcttagtgcaagcccttctgggtaggtaccacccactcatcggttattctaccgccaaataacagtactcagtattgttgtgttccggtttgaagggtgagtggagccagtataactacaggcacaaatgagataacatcttagttttcaaagttggtggcacattgacgatgtaaggaataattaatatttcttaaagcgtcattgtctatgggtgatggttaccactcaccatcaggtggcccatatgctcgtccgccaacctatatcataaaaaaaaacatacctaagcgactttgttttatactatgttatgaagaagaattttaataaacccctgaaaatacttttagtgataataattatatatacattaaatgcCGCATATAAGTAACATATCGGCAAATGATGAATGGCGTTGACATCGAAAAAAATGTACGTAGCTAATTTCGTTTGGAAATCGTTTGGGAAATTGAGATACAAGTGTAGGAAATTGAatttctgaaaaaataatttatgaattaatctTTAAATGAATTTTGTTGGATGACGCGACAGGGTGCGATAACTTTAACCAAAATGTAGATTTCCAACGAATTTCACGATAGCTACGGTTGAAACTTACCAAAGGTATACCATACTACTATAGTAGTAtagtatacttatataataaggcctcaaaaatgtaaacattcacaacttaagaattaacaacattaaatgcttaaatatatatatacaaatattaactaaaactagttactgtataaatcttgaccgcaggaatggtggcaagaatgctagcagcatttccccgttgaatcgcaattccgatcctctgggcataaaacgaaccagccctcctgtcaccagtggaggcaatgaggcgaggtgttatacttttgatgaagccgtttgcaccactactccaagggtcaagcgtttcgacagcaatgGAACAAAAAAGAACTTAAATTCGTCAATAAAAATTTTTCGTCATTGTAAAATTAGATAAAGTGCATTATCGTCTTTACCATAAAGGCACACGGCTTACGTGACCAGGGACCTCATCTTCAGGGGGTCCTggaatttgaaatgaaatttgaaattgtttctTTGCCCCAAATTCATCCAGCATAATTTGAAACGGCTCTAATACAGCGCTAGATATAACGATTAGTAAAATATGGTAATATTATCTTTGTCTAAATATCATAGGTGATAAGCATCTATTGTATTTGGCGATACGTTACGAAGGTTATGTATGACCAAGGTGTATGGCCGAGGACGTAATAATAGCTAACACATAATGTAATTAGtagttaaacaaaacaaatattcacACACTTGAACAAACAATAATGTTTAAACGAAAAAATACTTCAATTTTTAAGTTGTGTTTAAATAACAGGTTTGTAGTCAACATTTTCGAAATGAATTACCTAACTTgtaaaattctaattatttgTTGTAATCATGACTgatgagccgagatagcccaagGGTtggaacgcttgcatcttaaccgatgattgcggtttcaaacccagacaagcactacatatttatgtgcttcatttgtgtttacaattcatctcgagctctgCCACGTGAGTATTCCACAaaaacgcattggaacagcgtggtggaatatattccaaagcttctccacaaagggagaagaggccttagcccagcagtgggaaatttacaggctgttgttgttgttgtaaaagtATTCAAATCACTTGCTGCCGATTGATTTCGCCAAAATCTTGAGAGAGATTTGTCAATTATGCCTGCATTgtgtgttaccgtcgttacttctgattttccataacacgagtgttctagctacttacattgagatcagaatGATGAATATGACTTtgtccaacatttatttattattttgttctgtAACACATCTTTAGATTGATTTGCTattccatcggattatgaggGGACATCTGTGTTTGGACAAACTTATGCACTGTAATCTCTGTTATAGGTCCTGACATACGACGTCGGTACACGACGGTAATACAAAAACCCAGACCcgatacaacatagaaaactaatgaacttttttatcgACTCATAGGACGACACAGAGGTCGTTATTACTAttgtatagtatatagtattttgttgttttttgtttttatggaataggttggcggaccactcactcattaattattctaccggcaaataacagtactcagtattgctgtgttccggtttgaagggtcagtgagccagtgtaactacaggcacaagggacataacaccttagttcccaaggttggtggcacattgacgatgtaaggaatagttaatatttcttacagcgtcattgtctatgggtgatggtgaccacttaccatcaggtggcccatatgctcgtccgccaacctataccataaaaagaacCATCTTCACAATCTTTCAGACTAAGGGATGTCACAAATCGGGTTAGAAAAACTCAATAATTTTTTACCGGCTCGACCTTGGGCTTGAACCCAAGCCCACGAAACCTGCAGCTATATATCTAAAGCAACGAGTCAGTTAAAACAAATACGtcacttacaaaaaatatacatataaactagcgactcgccacggcttcacacgggtacaaCATAATAGCAATAGATCAGGTTTAGCCAGCGTTTGTAATGTAAACGCAAATAATGTGTTCATTTTCTacatcgcattagaaacttctatcattatcaataaatctttactaaattgtccatgtattatatacaacctgcctcttgaattactctatctattaaaaaaaccgcatcaaaatccgctgtgtatcaaagatctaagcatacatagggacaacgataagcgactttgtttcatactatgtaaagaagatataaaaatattgttagtcgttaaattttcacatttatgGCTTACAATTCTAAATGCattggttttataaaaacatgttgGAACACATAAAGTATTACATTATTTGTGTTTTCGGTGAGATATATTAACTTACACTATATAGACATAAGTTATATATTTGAACTTCTTTAATTCGAATTAATTCCGTGCCCTAGGCCTATAAGCAAACTACAAATGATATACTTGATGGTAGGAGTTTGCAAGGCCGTCTGGTGAGATAGACCTACTCTTAAGCAGAAATATTTATGACTAGTTATTACCCGCTGTTTTGCTCGCGTCTCAGGGGTTCGGTTGTCATGAGTTAGGTAAAAAAATAGCCCATGTccttaagagctgagatggcccagtgattagaaagcgtgcatcttaaccgatgattacgggttcaaacccaggcaagcaccactatttatatgtgcttaatttgtgtttataattcatctcgtgctcatcggtgaaggaaaacatcgtgaggaaacctgcatgtgtctaatttcatcgaaattctgccacatgtgtattccaccgttgaaatagcgtggtggaatatgttcaaaaccctcaccttaatagaagaggaggtcttatctcagcagtgggaaatgtacaggctgttactttactttacttttactttatgtccttttttggagttcaagtttgctgcataccaaatttcaccaaattcggttcagtggtatggtcgtgaaagagtgccagacagacatacattactttcacatatataacatTAGTTTAGATTATTTGTTCCTAAGATTAGTGACACAAGCAAAGACTCAGTATTACGATTAATGTTGTAAGAAAGAGACAAGTGAGCACCATATACGCTCTCTCGCTCTCGCACTATATATACGAAATACAGTATTTGGTTTGGCTTATTCGGAACGCGTCCTCGGAGTTCGACGGTCGTATGTACTTAGCATGTAATACATCAATGTTACtgtaattttagtattatttacaacaacgCGATGTAGAAAATACGATATAATGGAAGAAGCCCACAAACTGTACGGTGAAGATTTGAACTCAGTAATCCAGAGTTTCAGGAGGACTCcggaatatttgaaaatattaaatcacaAGGTACCATTCCTTTTTATATAAGGTGaaaaatttattagtatttttaaaagcagaagtaggaagtaggttaaacTCTTAAAcgattatctttaatttacaataacaatcaacccaccacaaaagaaaaccatttaataaacaacacaaataacaatcaataatcTCCCGCCATCGCAAAactcccgcctttttttaaaggaatttgTGTGACGTGACGGAGATGCTGCTTGTtcattccaacaatatatattatgttatccAAAGTTAACATaggaattaataacattaaatgcttaaatacatacaaatagtaaCTAGAACTAGTGagtgtataaatcttgaccgcgtgcaatggtatcaagaatgctagcagtatttccccgATGAATTGcgattccgatcctctgggccaacgaaccagccctgtcaccagtggaggcaatgaggcgcgGTTTACGTTTAAGTTTACATACGTTTAGTATATTCAGGAGCTGAGATGgatagaacgcgtacatcttaacaaGGGACGCACCAACGAAATTTCAAGTGATGAATTTGTGTCTAAAAACATCTCGTGTTCAACGGTcatggaaaacatcgtaaggaagcctacatgtgtctgatttcaacgaaattctgccacatgtatccAATAACGCATTAGATCTGATGGAATATACACagaacattctcctcaaagggagaggatggtTTTGGCCCGGGAATAggaactttacaggctgttaatgtttaGTATATTCAGGAAAATCTCTAACTCTCTAATTAGATTTGGTcttctaattaataaattagcCACTTACTGGTTAGTGGTCCCCACTTCCAATAGTCATTGGCacagtaaataaaacattccTTGAATTGCCAATACTAGAATtatgaactaagatattatgtcccttgtgcctgtagtcactgGCTGTCCTTATAATCAAACAATATAGATTCGCTACAAGTATATAAGAGACACAAAACAAGACTCGTgaacaagaaatattatattagataatgtcgaaatatcaagcttaaccaaataagaattaaaaacgtggtaaatatcctgttttcatttatatatggATCACGGGATGATAAGTGATCACTACGGCCCATAcacaatagcgctgtaagaaacattagaaatttctaacatcgccaatgcgccaccaatcttgggaactaagatgttatgtcccttgtgcctgtagttacactggcacccttcaaaccggaacccaacaatactactgttctttggcggtagaatatctgatgagtgggtggcacctacccagacgggcttgcacaaagtcctaaattaaatgttaatttaaaatttaatacatatttggtATTTCATTTAAAGAACAGTGGATATATTACGACTTTAAAGGATACATTCGTTTCAGTTGGAGGATTTGTCGAATTCAATAAATCGGATTTATACAGAAACCAGTTTTCACTATATGCACGAATTGGAAACTGAGGTGGCCAAAATTTTTGGAGATAACACCACTAAGCTCCGATCTTTGAACTCCTTggagtaagttttttttaataagttgttttttttactatccGTGTGATATGACTCCACTcaacagcaagaatgagctgcactagtcactcGTGACGCTGGcacgcaagatgcctcttcgcGCCTcttttgaaggcacccaggttagaAGAAGAGGGGAAAACGTGTTTTTACTGAATGTAAAAAAGACAATACATTATAAGTCACCTTATGATGTTTAACACTATAGGGGGCGGTGATACCCCACTGACTCCGTTCTGAGctgaggtgcgatctcataggaggcACCTTCAGGACGAACGTCACTTACGAGCTCGAAAGGGGTCAAGTTTCAAGGCTGAGTCTAGTACACGCCTTAACGTTTGGTGACGCTATAAAGGGCCAACAACACTGCTTCatacatgaaacaaaaaaaaataacactatgGTCATAATTCTTGTTTATAATTCTCGTGCTCGATGAAGGAAAATGTCGTGAGTAAGCCCGCATCCAAATTAAATGGAATCCTGTGTCATATCATACATGGAAGCCACGTGGAATAAGATCCAAACCTTATCAAAGGAAGAGGTCCTATCCAGATGGATTTTTAGGGGAAGTTACttagaaaagaggttttatgtgTTAAATATTCAGCGTCTCTGTGGTGGTGACAATTTAATACGTCgccctccgtggtcgagtggtgtgtacaccggttttcatgggtacgccactccgaggtcccgggttcgtccggccgagtcgatgtagaaaaagttcattagttttgtatgtcATCATGGGAG is part of the Vanessa cardui chromosome 30, ilVanCard2.1, whole genome shotgun sequence genome and encodes:
- the LOC124542284 gene encoding DNA ligase 1-like, translating into MILNIVLTLVFFSNHQLIEGHFDNTDSAKYKQDLIEIIKALNYVETDKNEVKIIRDTHKDNSDELSDGEKEKKLQEILQLLKRNYNGKKHYDDLLKNPVHSGARLYFIKNPDVLDEYRNYLKRKKILPLNSEEVDFNGDDREESKESKRRSQFRTASTELSEANDFDRAESLEYKEPINETPLETTQTLLSDYAQEKQPLIDDDTVQIQPEKIDLKDVVKEILSKTNDETNIFPEEHNSRAKNDNSFVRREKIDWVDSNEKIDKDISIKQVQIEKPYKAPKKKEKKHKKSDDRREKRIYDEPVIERDDRREKRIYDKPVIERDDNYKRQPKFNYRKPKIDSKRDYFSYGRTSIPFIGKKGIYDDK